Proteins from a genomic interval of Zingiber officinale cultivar Zhangliang chromosome 1B, Zo_v1.1, whole genome shotgun sequence:
- the LOC122056616 gene encoding uncharacterized protein LOC122056616 isoform X5 has translation MFTEGLDETAISWINQGSNVANKSRSPLTEKYSLDSTVYQQFPSKCNTSFLSSKVLPPVKFQSVLLSPHSHLLVDSEEEESVCSVPEGYYANYSDTFEGRLRSSGDSDLFEKPGQGNFEEEIMSGEYLSCEPEGETGREQRPTLIRGISKENLRVLIEEKNSSDDEKVKKSLNANTVSDAFSLDDERNGFPNSHVHSLDEFMAANFQELGTPSAPPILANRKECSTSNLDGENKVRLNTDVSSDNPIQPQEVGETSAGNLLVEQNVHAPMSETNLASHISSYNTSVQSAWQTFIAYDACFRLCLNAWARNCIEAPEFLQDECMTLRNAFGLQTFLLHPRGQILGDRIHDERKEGTNVAKVKRIRLLAKRRKLRSISSHRTLYMQMGADYVKKMSEILKSQINLLRATYEPIASEEFMHCFLQLKNSSKDAPSESGCSVCLKLGTGDSHIFYPENQGDSILIEVQDINQVNHGHATIPISSLIESHQGEVTKWFPLYLEEHGCVGKLQLSFTIFHSSDKLASTKMLQGGPVVETMIYDLVLEAAMRAQNIHSRNLHINGHWKWLLNEFADYYGVSNAYTKLRFLSSIMSIATPIKECLELIHEVLLPIIKARGEKSLTRQERSILLDCEDQINNLLTTTFENYKSLDELSPTGLSDTFGIILVSAAPALLPAVQIFTLLHDILSQEAQNILRNYLQIAAAKRCRRHMVETDEFISGNCDTLYTDPMTVSTTYLKMKMLCLNISNEIQADIKIHNQHIFPSSIDLPSITASIYSTELYKRLKGFLAACPPSNPAQHVAELLIQSADFERDLDSWNIRSVHGGFVSKDLFHHYILVWIQDTQLQLLDLCKSEKMLCSDVSPSFSTSTFVEHMYEQIAKSINDYEVVISRWPQYLMALENAVAEVERAALKALEKQYNEILIPLRDGIPKIIEKQVQRLTRRQSISFYVVPNQLGIFLNTLKRILDVLHPGIEHILKCWASCLTIEGGNNIFGEQMNGFTVTLRKKYKKYMQAIVEKLVCNAQSNRTTRLKRILEEAKEAAGESEIRDRMQTLCLQLTDSIHNLHCIFTSRIFVTICRGFWDKMGQIILTFLESRKENRIWYRGSDYALGILDDLFASEMQKLLGKSLQDKDLDPPRSVIEARSILC, from the exons ATGTTCACCGAAGGGCTAGACGAGACGGCCATCAGCTGGATTAATCAG GGATCAAATGTTGCCAACAAGTCTCGTTCTCCTCTGACGGAGAAATATTCTCTGGATTCAACTGTCTACCAACAATTTCCATCCAAATGCAATACGTCGTTCTTATCTTCAAAAGTCTTGCCGCCTGTAAAATTCCAATCAGTCTTGCTTAGTCCGCACTCTCACTTGTTGGTAGACTCTGAGGAAGAAGAGAGTGTTTGTTCGGTTCCGGAAGGCTACTACGCCAATTACTCTGACACCTTTGAGGGACGTTTACGTTCTAGCGGTGATTCTGATCTCTTTGAGAAACCAGGTCAGGGAAATTTTGAGGAAGAAATCATGTCTGGTGAATATTTGAGCTGCGAGCCAGAAGGAGAAACAGGTAGGGAACAGAGGCCAACTTTGATTCGTGGGATTTCAAAAGAGAATCTACGGGTACTAATAGAAGAAAAAAATTCATCGGATGATGAAAAGGTGAAAAAAAGTTTGAATGCTAACACAGTCTCAGATGCATTTTCCCTGGACGATGAACGAAATGGCTTCCCCAATTCTCAT GTTCATAGTTTAGATGAATTCATGGCTGCGAATTTTCAAGAACTTGGAACACCCAGTGCTCCTCCCATTTTGGCAAACAGAAAAGAGTGTAGCACCTCAAATTTAGATG GTGAAAACAAGGTTAGATTAAACACCGACGTTTCATCTGACAATCCAATACAACCACAAGAAGTTGGAGAGACTTCAGCAGG AAACCTACTCGTGGAACAAAATGTGCATGCTCCTATGTCTGAAACAAATTTGGCTTCCCATATATCAAGCTACAATACCAG TGTCCAGAGTGCATGGCAAACATTTATCGCTTACGATGCATGTTTCCGTCTGTGCTTGAATGCATGGGCAAGAAACTGCATAGAGGCCCCAGAGTTCCTTCAAGATGAGTGCATGACTCTACGAAATGCATTTGG ATTGCAGACTTTCTTGCTGCATCCCAGAGGCCAAATACTAGGAGACAGAATTCATgatgagagaaaagaaggaacaaATGTTGCTAAAG TGAAAAGGATTCGTCTTCTAGCTaaaagaagaaagctgcgatctATTTCTTCTCATAGAACATTGTATATGCAAATGGGTGCGGATTATGTTAAGAAAATGTCAGAGATTTTGAAGAGTCAAATTAATTTACTAAGAGCAACCTATGAACCAATTGCTTCTGAAG AATTTATGCATTGTTTTCTACAATTGAAGAACTCCAGTAAAGATGCACCTAGTGAATCAGGTTGTAGTGTGTGCTTGAAACTTGGCACCGGTGATTCTCATATTTT TTATCCAGAGAATCAAGGAGATTCTATTTTGATTGAAGTCCAAGATATAAATCAGGTCAACCATGGTCATGCTACAATACCAATTTCATCTCTCATTGAAAGTCAT CAGGGAGAAGTAACCAAATGGTTCCCTCTATATTTAGAAGAACATGGTTGTGTAGGAAAGCTTCAGCTCTCATTCACTATCTTTCACTCTTCTGATAAGTTGGCTTCTACAAAG ATGTTGCAGGGTGGTCCAGTTGTTGAAACAATGATATATGATTTGGTACTAGAGGCAGCAATGAGAGCTCAAAATATTCATTCAAGGAATTTACATATAAATGGTCATTGGAAGTGGCTTTTAAATGAGTTTGCTGATTATTATGGAGTATCTAATGCATATACCAAGCTAAG GTTTCTTTCATCCATCATGAGTATTGCAACACCCATAAAGGAATGTTTAGAGCTTATACATGAAGTTCTTTTACCCATCATCAAAGCTCGAGGAGAAAAAAGTCTAACTAGACAAGAG AGAAGCATACTACTGGATTGTGAAGatcaaattaacaatttgttAACTACTACTTTTGAGAACTACAAATCATTAGATGAACTCTCACCAACAGGACTATCTGATACTTTTGGCATAATTCTGGTGTCTGCTGCACCAGCTTTACTACCTGCTGTACAGATATTCACCCTTTTGCATGATATACTCTCCCAGGAAGCTcaaaatattttgagaaattatttGCAG ATTGCTGCAGCAAAGCGGTGTAGGCGACATATGGTGGAGACTGATGAGTTTATCTCAGGAAATTGTGATACACTGTACACAGACCCTATGACTGTCTCAACAACATACCTCAAGATGAAAATGCTATGCTTGAACATAAGCAACGAGATTCAAGCAGATATCAAGATTCACAATCAGCATATATTCCCTAG TTCCATAGATTTACCAAGTATTACTGCTTCAATATATAGCACTGAGCTCTACAAAAGGCTCAAAGGGTTTCTTGCAGCTTGTCCTCCATCTAACCCTGCACAGCATGTAGCAGAGCTACTGATTCAAAGTGCTGATTTTGAAAGAGATCTTGACTCATGGAACATCAG GTCAGTCCATGGAGGTTTTGTTTCAAAAGACTTGTTCCACCACTATATATTGGTTTGGATCCAAGATACTCAACTTCAGTTACTTGATCTGTGCAAGTCAGAGAAG ATGTTATGCTCAGATGTATCCCCAAGTTTTTCAACCTCAACATTTGTTGAGCATATGTATGAACAGATTGCTAAAAGCATAAATGACTATGAAGTGGTTATCAGCAGATGGCCTCAGTACTTAATGGCTTTAGAAAAT GCTGTTGCTGAAGTAGAAAGAGCGGCACTTAAGGCACTAGAAAAACAATATAATGAGATTTTAATACCTCTAAGAGATGGGATCCCAAAGATAATTGAGAAGCAGGTGCAAAGGCTTACAAGGAGACAATCCATATCCTTTTATGTTGTACCCAATCAG CTAGGAATCTTTTTGAACACACTCAAAAGAATCCTTGATGTGCTACATCCAGGAATTGAGCATATTTTAAAATGTTGGGCATCGTGCTTAACAATTGAGGGCGGAAATAATATATTTGGTGAACAAATGAATGGATTCACTGTCACATTAAGGAAAAAGTATAAGAAGTATATGCAAGCAATTGTAGAAAAGCTTGTCTGCAAT GCACAATCTAACCGAACCACCAGACTGAAAAGAATTCTTGAAGAAGCAAAAGAAGCAGCAGGTGAATCTGAGATTCGTGACAGAATGCAGACATTATGTTTGCAACTAACAGATTCAATCCATAATCTTCATTGTATCTTCACAAGCAGGATTTTTGTTACAATTTGTCGTGGTTTCTGGGATAAAATGGGACAG ATTATCCTGACATTTCTCGAAAGCCGCAAGGAGAACCGTATATGGTATCGAGGATCTGATTATGCTTTAGGG ATCTTGGATGATCTCTTCGCATCGGAAATGCAGAAATTGCTTGGGAAATCATTGCAAGATAAAGACTTGGATCCACCTCGTTCAGTGATTGAAGCTCGGTCCATTCTTTGTTGA
- the LOC122056616 gene encoding uncharacterized protein LOC122056616 isoform X2: protein MFTEGLDETAISWINQGSNVANKSRSPLTEKYSLDSTVYQQFPSKCNTSFLSSKVLPPVKFQSVLLSPHSHLLVDSEEEESVCSVPEGYYANYSDTFEGRLRSSGDSDLFEKPGQGNFEEEIMSGEYLSCEPEGETGREQRPTLIRGISKENLRVLIEEKNSSDDEKVKKSLNANTVSDAFSLDDERNGFPNSHVHSLDEFMAANFQELGTPSAPPILANRKECSTSNLDGENKVRLNTDVSSDNPIQPQEVGETSAGNLLVEQNVHAPMSETNLASHISSYNTSVQSAWQTFIAYDACFRLCLNAWARNCIEAPEFLQDECMTLRNAFGLQTFLLHPRGQILGDRIHDERKEGTNVAKGRKIIGQLEVEVKRIRLLAKRRKLRSISSHRTLYMQMGADYVKKMSEILKSQINLLRATYEPIASEEFMHCFLQLKNSSKDAPSESGCSVCLKLGTGDSHIFYPENQGDSILIEVQDINQVNHGHATIPISSLIESHGEVTKWFPLYLEEHGCVGKLQLSFTIFHSSDKLASTKMLQGGPVVETMIYDLVLEAAMRAQNIHSRNLHINGHWKWLLNEFADYYGVSNAYTKLRFLSSIMSIATPIKECLELIHEVLLPIIKARGEKSLTRQERSILLDCEDQINNLLTTTFENYKSLDELSPTGLSDTFGIILVSAAPALLPAVQIFTLLHDILSQEAQNILRNYLQIAAAKRCRRHMVETDEFISGNCDTLYTDPMTVSTTYLKMKMLCLNISNEIQADIKIHNQHIFPSSIDLPSITASIYSTELYKRLKGFLAACPPSNPAQHVAELLIQSADFERDLDSWNIRSVHGGFVSKDLFHHYILVWIQDTQLQLLDLCKSEKMLCSDVSPSFSTSTFVEHMYEQIAKSINDYEVVISRWPQYLMALENAVAEVERAALKALEKQYNEILIPLRDGIPKIIEKQVQRLTRRQSISFYVVPNQLGIFLNTLKRILDVLHPGIEHILKCWASCLTIEGGNNIFGEQMNGFTVTLRKKYKKYMQAIVEKLVCNAQSNRTTRLKRILEEAKEAAGESEIRDRMQTLCLQLTDSIHNLHCIFTSRIFVTICRGFWDKMGQIILTFLESRKENRIWYRGSDYALGILDDLFASEMQKLLGKSLQDKDLDPPRSVIEARSILC, encoded by the exons ATGTTCACCGAAGGGCTAGACGAGACGGCCATCAGCTGGATTAATCAG GGATCAAATGTTGCCAACAAGTCTCGTTCTCCTCTGACGGAGAAATATTCTCTGGATTCAACTGTCTACCAACAATTTCCATCCAAATGCAATACGTCGTTCTTATCTTCAAAAGTCTTGCCGCCTGTAAAATTCCAATCAGTCTTGCTTAGTCCGCACTCTCACTTGTTGGTAGACTCTGAGGAAGAAGAGAGTGTTTGTTCGGTTCCGGAAGGCTACTACGCCAATTACTCTGACACCTTTGAGGGACGTTTACGTTCTAGCGGTGATTCTGATCTCTTTGAGAAACCAGGTCAGGGAAATTTTGAGGAAGAAATCATGTCTGGTGAATATTTGAGCTGCGAGCCAGAAGGAGAAACAGGTAGGGAACAGAGGCCAACTTTGATTCGTGGGATTTCAAAAGAGAATCTACGGGTACTAATAGAAGAAAAAAATTCATCGGATGATGAAAAGGTGAAAAAAAGTTTGAATGCTAACACAGTCTCAGATGCATTTTCCCTGGACGATGAACGAAATGGCTTCCCCAATTCTCAT GTTCATAGTTTAGATGAATTCATGGCTGCGAATTTTCAAGAACTTGGAACACCCAGTGCTCCTCCCATTTTGGCAAACAGAAAAGAGTGTAGCACCTCAAATTTAGATG GTGAAAACAAGGTTAGATTAAACACCGACGTTTCATCTGACAATCCAATACAACCACAAGAAGTTGGAGAGACTTCAGCAGG AAACCTACTCGTGGAACAAAATGTGCATGCTCCTATGTCTGAAACAAATTTGGCTTCCCATATATCAAGCTACAATACCAG TGTCCAGAGTGCATGGCAAACATTTATCGCTTACGATGCATGTTTCCGTCTGTGCTTGAATGCATGGGCAAGAAACTGCATAGAGGCCCCAGAGTTCCTTCAAGATGAGTGCATGACTCTACGAAATGCATTTGG ATTGCAGACTTTCTTGCTGCATCCCAGAGGCCAAATACTAGGAGACAGAATTCATgatgagagaaaagaaggaacaaATGTTGCTAAAGGTAGGAAAATCATTGGACAGCTGGAGGTAGAAG TGAAAAGGATTCGTCTTCTAGCTaaaagaagaaagctgcgatctATTTCTTCTCATAGAACATTGTATATGCAAATGGGTGCGGATTATGTTAAGAAAATGTCAGAGATTTTGAAGAGTCAAATTAATTTACTAAGAGCAACCTATGAACCAATTGCTTCTGAAG AATTTATGCATTGTTTTCTACAATTGAAGAACTCCAGTAAAGATGCACCTAGTGAATCAGGTTGTAGTGTGTGCTTGAAACTTGGCACCGGTGATTCTCATATTTT TTATCCAGAGAATCAAGGAGATTCTATTTTGATTGAAGTCCAAGATATAAATCAGGTCAACCATGGTCATGCTACAATACCAATTTCATCTCTCATTGAAAGTCAT GGAGAAGTAACCAAATGGTTCCCTCTATATTTAGAAGAACATGGTTGTGTAGGAAAGCTTCAGCTCTCATTCACTATCTTTCACTCTTCTGATAAGTTGGCTTCTACAAAG ATGTTGCAGGGTGGTCCAGTTGTTGAAACAATGATATATGATTTGGTACTAGAGGCAGCAATGAGAGCTCAAAATATTCATTCAAGGAATTTACATATAAATGGTCATTGGAAGTGGCTTTTAAATGAGTTTGCTGATTATTATGGAGTATCTAATGCATATACCAAGCTAAG GTTTCTTTCATCCATCATGAGTATTGCAACACCCATAAAGGAATGTTTAGAGCTTATACATGAAGTTCTTTTACCCATCATCAAAGCTCGAGGAGAAAAAAGTCTAACTAGACAAGAG AGAAGCATACTACTGGATTGTGAAGatcaaattaacaatttgttAACTACTACTTTTGAGAACTACAAATCATTAGATGAACTCTCACCAACAGGACTATCTGATACTTTTGGCATAATTCTGGTGTCTGCTGCACCAGCTTTACTACCTGCTGTACAGATATTCACCCTTTTGCATGATATACTCTCCCAGGAAGCTcaaaatattttgagaaattatttGCAG ATTGCTGCAGCAAAGCGGTGTAGGCGACATATGGTGGAGACTGATGAGTTTATCTCAGGAAATTGTGATACACTGTACACAGACCCTATGACTGTCTCAACAACATACCTCAAGATGAAAATGCTATGCTTGAACATAAGCAACGAGATTCAAGCAGATATCAAGATTCACAATCAGCATATATTCCCTAG TTCCATAGATTTACCAAGTATTACTGCTTCAATATATAGCACTGAGCTCTACAAAAGGCTCAAAGGGTTTCTTGCAGCTTGTCCTCCATCTAACCCTGCACAGCATGTAGCAGAGCTACTGATTCAAAGTGCTGATTTTGAAAGAGATCTTGACTCATGGAACATCAG GTCAGTCCATGGAGGTTTTGTTTCAAAAGACTTGTTCCACCACTATATATTGGTTTGGATCCAAGATACTCAACTTCAGTTACTTGATCTGTGCAAGTCAGAGAAG ATGTTATGCTCAGATGTATCCCCAAGTTTTTCAACCTCAACATTTGTTGAGCATATGTATGAACAGATTGCTAAAAGCATAAATGACTATGAAGTGGTTATCAGCAGATGGCCTCAGTACTTAATGGCTTTAGAAAAT GCTGTTGCTGAAGTAGAAAGAGCGGCACTTAAGGCACTAGAAAAACAATATAATGAGATTTTAATACCTCTAAGAGATGGGATCCCAAAGATAATTGAGAAGCAGGTGCAAAGGCTTACAAGGAGACAATCCATATCCTTTTATGTTGTACCCAATCAG CTAGGAATCTTTTTGAACACACTCAAAAGAATCCTTGATGTGCTACATCCAGGAATTGAGCATATTTTAAAATGTTGGGCATCGTGCTTAACAATTGAGGGCGGAAATAATATATTTGGTGAACAAATGAATGGATTCACTGTCACATTAAGGAAAAAGTATAAGAAGTATATGCAAGCAATTGTAGAAAAGCTTGTCTGCAAT GCACAATCTAACCGAACCACCAGACTGAAAAGAATTCTTGAAGAAGCAAAAGAAGCAGCAGGTGAATCTGAGATTCGTGACAGAATGCAGACATTATGTTTGCAACTAACAGATTCAATCCATAATCTTCATTGTATCTTCACAAGCAGGATTTTTGTTACAATTTGTCGTGGTTTCTGGGATAAAATGGGACAG ATTATCCTGACATTTCTCGAAAGCCGCAAGGAGAACCGTATATGGTATCGAGGATCTGATTATGCTTTAGGG ATCTTGGATGATCTCTTCGCATCGGAAATGCAGAAATTGCTTGGGAAATCATTGCAAGATAAAGACTTGGATCCACCTCGTTCAGTGATTGAAGCTCGGTCCATTCTTTGTTGA
- the LOC122056616 gene encoding uncharacterized protein LOC122056616 isoform X3, whose translation MFTEGLDETAISWINQGSNVANKSRSPLTEKYSLDSTVYQQFPSKCNTSFLSSKVLPPVKFQSVLLSPHSHLLVDSEEEESVCSVPEGYYANYSDTFEGRLRSSGDSDLFEKPGQGNFEEEIMSGEYLSCEPEGETGREQRPTLIRGISKENLRVLIEEKNSSDDEKVKKSLNANTVSDAFSLDDERNGFPNSHVHSLDEFMAANFQELGTPSAPPILANRKECSTSNLDGENKVRLNTDVSSDNPIQPQEVGETSAGNLLVEQNVHAPMSETNLASHISSYNTSVQSAWQTFIAYDACFRLCLNAWARNCIEAPEFLQDECMTLRNAFGLQTFLLHPRGQILGDRIHDERKEGTNVAKGRKIIGQLEVEVKRIRLLAKRRKLRSISSHRTLYMQMGADYVKKMSEILKSQINLLRATYEPIASEEFMHCFLQLKNSSKDAPSESGCSVCLKLGTGDSHIFYPENQGDSILIEVQDINQVNHGHATIPISSLIESHQGEVTKWFPLYLEEHGCVGKLQLSFTIFHSSDKLASTKGGPVVETMIYDLVLEAAMRAQNIHSRNLHINGHWKWLLNEFADYYGVSNAYTKLRFLSSIMSIATPIKECLELIHEVLLPIIKARGEKSLTRQERSILLDCEDQINNLLTTTFENYKSLDELSPTGLSDTFGIILVSAAPALLPAVQIFTLLHDILSQEAQNILRNYLQIAAAKRCRRHMVETDEFISGNCDTLYTDPMTVSTTYLKMKMLCLNISNEIQADIKIHNQHIFPSSIDLPSITASIYSTELYKRLKGFLAACPPSNPAQHVAELLIQSADFERDLDSWNIRSVHGGFVSKDLFHHYILVWIQDTQLQLLDLCKSEKMLCSDVSPSFSTSTFVEHMYEQIAKSINDYEVVISRWPQYLMALENAVAEVERAALKALEKQYNEILIPLRDGIPKIIEKQVQRLTRRQSISFYVVPNQLGIFLNTLKRILDVLHPGIEHILKCWASCLTIEGGNNIFGEQMNGFTVTLRKKYKKYMQAIVEKLVCNAQSNRTTRLKRILEEAKEAAGESEIRDRMQTLCLQLTDSIHNLHCIFTSRIFVTICRGFWDKMGQIILTFLESRKENRIWYRGSDYALGILDDLFASEMQKLLGKSLQDKDLDPPRSVIEARSILC comes from the exons ATGTTCACCGAAGGGCTAGACGAGACGGCCATCAGCTGGATTAATCAG GGATCAAATGTTGCCAACAAGTCTCGTTCTCCTCTGACGGAGAAATATTCTCTGGATTCAACTGTCTACCAACAATTTCCATCCAAATGCAATACGTCGTTCTTATCTTCAAAAGTCTTGCCGCCTGTAAAATTCCAATCAGTCTTGCTTAGTCCGCACTCTCACTTGTTGGTAGACTCTGAGGAAGAAGAGAGTGTTTGTTCGGTTCCGGAAGGCTACTACGCCAATTACTCTGACACCTTTGAGGGACGTTTACGTTCTAGCGGTGATTCTGATCTCTTTGAGAAACCAGGTCAGGGAAATTTTGAGGAAGAAATCATGTCTGGTGAATATTTGAGCTGCGAGCCAGAAGGAGAAACAGGTAGGGAACAGAGGCCAACTTTGATTCGTGGGATTTCAAAAGAGAATCTACGGGTACTAATAGAAGAAAAAAATTCATCGGATGATGAAAAGGTGAAAAAAAGTTTGAATGCTAACACAGTCTCAGATGCATTTTCCCTGGACGATGAACGAAATGGCTTCCCCAATTCTCAT GTTCATAGTTTAGATGAATTCATGGCTGCGAATTTTCAAGAACTTGGAACACCCAGTGCTCCTCCCATTTTGGCAAACAGAAAAGAGTGTAGCACCTCAAATTTAGATG GTGAAAACAAGGTTAGATTAAACACCGACGTTTCATCTGACAATCCAATACAACCACAAGAAGTTGGAGAGACTTCAGCAGG AAACCTACTCGTGGAACAAAATGTGCATGCTCCTATGTCTGAAACAAATTTGGCTTCCCATATATCAAGCTACAATACCAG TGTCCAGAGTGCATGGCAAACATTTATCGCTTACGATGCATGTTTCCGTCTGTGCTTGAATGCATGGGCAAGAAACTGCATAGAGGCCCCAGAGTTCCTTCAAGATGAGTGCATGACTCTACGAAATGCATTTGG ATTGCAGACTTTCTTGCTGCATCCCAGAGGCCAAATACTAGGAGACAGAATTCATgatgagagaaaagaaggaacaaATGTTGCTAAAGGTAGGAAAATCATTGGACAGCTGGAGGTAGAAG TGAAAAGGATTCGTCTTCTAGCTaaaagaagaaagctgcgatctATTTCTTCTCATAGAACATTGTATATGCAAATGGGTGCGGATTATGTTAAGAAAATGTCAGAGATTTTGAAGAGTCAAATTAATTTACTAAGAGCAACCTATGAACCAATTGCTTCTGAAG AATTTATGCATTGTTTTCTACAATTGAAGAACTCCAGTAAAGATGCACCTAGTGAATCAGGTTGTAGTGTGTGCTTGAAACTTGGCACCGGTGATTCTCATATTTT TTATCCAGAGAATCAAGGAGATTCTATTTTGATTGAAGTCCAAGATATAAATCAGGTCAACCATGGTCATGCTACAATACCAATTTCATCTCTCATTGAAAGTCAT CAGGGAGAAGTAACCAAATGGTTCCCTCTATATTTAGAAGAACATGGTTGTGTAGGAAAGCTTCAGCTCTCATTCACTATCTTTCACTCTTCTGATAAGTTGGCTTCTACAAAG GGTGGTCCAGTTGTTGAAACAATGATATATGATTTGGTACTAGAGGCAGCAATGAGAGCTCAAAATATTCATTCAAGGAATTTACATATAAATGGTCATTGGAAGTGGCTTTTAAATGAGTTTGCTGATTATTATGGAGTATCTAATGCATATACCAAGCTAAG GTTTCTTTCATCCATCATGAGTATTGCAACACCCATAAAGGAATGTTTAGAGCTTATACATGAAGTTCTTTTACCCATCATCAAAGCTCGAGGAGAAAAAAGTCTAACTAGACAAGAG AGAAGCATACTACTGGATTGTGAAGatcaaattaacaatttgttAACTACTACTTTTGAGAACTACAAATCATTAGATGAACTCTCACCAACAGGACTATCTGATACTTTTGGCATAATTCTGGTGTCTGCTGCACCAGCTTTACTACCTGCTGTACAGATATTCACCCTTTTGCATGATATACTCTCCCAGGAAGCTcaaaatattttgagaaattatttGCAG ATTGCTGCAGCAAAGCGGTGTAGGCGACATATGGTGGAGACTGATGAGTTTATCTCAGGAAATTGTGATACACTGTACACAGACCCTATGACTGTCTCAACAACATACCTCAAGATGAAAATGCTATGCTTGAACATAAGCAACGAGATTCAAGCAGATATCAAGATTCACAATCAGCATATATTCCCTAG TTCCATAGATTTACCAAGTATTACTGCTTCAATATATAGCACTGAGCTCTACAAAAGGCTCAAAGGGTTTCTTGCAGCTTGTCCTCCATCTAACCCTGCACAGCATGTAGCAGAGCTACTGATTCAAAGTGCTGATTTTGAAAGAGATCTTGACTCATGGAACATCAG GTCAGTCCATGGAGGTTTTGTTTCAAAAGACTTGTTCCACCACTATATATTGGTTTGGATCCAAGATACTCAACTTCAGTTACTTGATCTGTGCAAGTCAGAGAAG ATGTTATGCTCAGATGTATCCCCAAGTTTTTCAACCTCAACATTTGTTGAGCATATGTATGAACAGATTGCTAAAAGCATAAATGACTATGAAGTGGTTATCAGCAGATGGCCTCAGTACTTAATGGCTTTAGAAAAT GCTGTTGCTGAAGTAGAAAGAGCGGCACTTAAGGCACTAGAAAAACAATATAATGAGATTTTAATACCTCTAAGAGATGGGATCCCAAAGATAATTGAGAAGCAGGTGCAAAGGCTTACAAGGAGACAATCCATATCCTTTTATGTTGTACCCAATCAG CTAGGAATCTTTTTGAACACACTCAAAAGAATCCTTGATGTGCTACATCCAGGAATTGAGCATATTTTAAAATGTTGGGCATCGTGCTTAACAATTGAGGGCGGAAATAATATATTTGGTGAACAAATGAATGGATTCACTGTCACATTAAGGAAAAAGTATAAGAAGTATATGCAAGCAATTGTAGAAAAGCTTGTCTGCAAT GCACAATCTAACCGAACCACCAGACTGAAAAGAATTCTTGAAGAAGCAAAAGAAGCAGCAGGTGAATCTGAGATTCGTGACAGAATGCAGACATTATGTTTGCAACTAACAGATTCAATCCATAATCTTCATTGTATCTTCACAAGCAGGATTTTTGTTACAATTTGTCGTGGTTTCTGGGATAAAATGGGACAG ATTATCCTGACATTTCTCGAAAGCCGCAAGGAGAACCGTATATGGTATCGAGGATCTGATTATGCTTTAGGG ATCTTGGATGATCTCTTCGCATCGGAAATGCAGAAATTGCTTGGGAAATCATTGCAAGATAAAGACTTGGATCCACCTCGTTCAGTGATTGAAGCTCGGTCCATTCTTTGTTGA